In Chitinibacter sp. SCUT-21, a single genomic region encodes these proteins:
- a CDS encoding BLUF domain-containing protein: MYLMRLIYVSQISEHFKPEDIEHILHSARKNNAQFNITGALFFNPKFFLQCIEGSRSSVNKTYKNILNDERHCNIIQLQYQEIEHRDFSAWSMGYVPDSSRLAPIIASYSSGNALDPYTMSGASCYQLLLALKNAMS, from the coding sequence ATGTATTTAATGCGTTTAATTTATGTCAGCCAAATCTCTGAACACTTTAAGCCCGAAGATATTGAGCATATTTTGCATAGCGCCAGAAAAAACAATGCACAATTTAATATCACTGGCGCTTTGTTTTTCAACCCAAAATTCTTTTTACAGTGCATTGAAGGTTCTCGCTCATCGGTCAACAAAACCTACAAAAACATCCTTAACGATGAACGGCACTGCAATATAATTCAGTTGCAATATCAAGAAATTGAACATCGCGATTTTTCGGCATGGTCAATGGGATATGTACCCGACTCAAGCAGACTCGCTCCCATCATCGCAAGCTACTCAAGTGGCAACGCACTTGACCCCTACACCATGAGCGGCGCAAGTTGCTACCAGCTATTGCTCGCCTTGAAAAACGCCATGTCATAA
- a CDS encoding glutamate synthase subunit beta, which yields MGKPTGFLEIERVKDSYEPVAQRLKHYREFVPALDDASAKLQGARCMDCGIPFCNNGCPVNNVIPDFNDLVYQQDWQNALNVLLSTNNFPEFTGRVCPAPCEAACTLGINADPVGIKSIERAIIDKGWENGWITPQPAKVKTGKKVAIVGSGPAGLAAAQQLARVGHSVTVFEKNDAVGGLLRYGIPDFKLEAEVIDRRIEQMQFEGIAFKTNTVVGSNDIPKGIVNDAKTVVTPAELEAEFDAVILAGGAEVPRDLPVPGRELKGVHFALELLIAQNKQNVGGAANPINAKDKHVVVIGGGDTGSDCVGTSNRHGAASVTQLELMPMPPEQENKSIVWPYWPVKLRTSSSHEEGVERDFAVQTQEFVGENGVLKAVKLVRLEWKDGKPTPIAGSEFELKADLVFLAMGFTNPVTSLLDSFGVEKDARGNAKATTDGAGCYQTSVAKVFAAGDVRRGQSLVVWAIREGRQAAREVDAYLMGSSNLPR from the coding sequence ATGGGTAAGCCAACAGGTTTTCTGGAAATCGAACGCGTAAAAGACAGCTACGAGCCCGTTGCGCAGCGCCTAAAGCACTACCGCGAATTTGTTCCGGCCCTCGATGACGCATCGGCCAAGTTGCAAGGCGCGCGTTGTATGGATTGCGGGATCCCGTTCTGTAATAACGGCTGTCCAGTCAATAATGTGATCCCCGATTTTAACGATCTGGTGTATCAACAAGACTGGCAAAATGCGCTGAATGTGCTGCTATCGACGAATAACTTCCCCGAATTTACCGGTCGTGTGTGTCCAGCTCCGTGTGAAGCGGCCTGTACCTTGGGTATTAATGCTGATCCGGTCGGTATTAAGTCGATCGAGCGCGCAATTATCGACAAAGGCTGGGAAAACGGCTGGATTACGCCGCAGCCAGCCAAAGTAAAAACGGGCAAGAAGGTTGCCATTGTTGGCTCTGGCCCGGCTGGCTTGGCCGCAGCGCAGCAGCTTGCACGCGTGGGGCATTCGGTGACCGTCTTCGAGAAAAACGACGCGGTCGGTGGCTTGCTACGCTATGGTATTCCGGATTTCAAACTGGAAGCCGAAGTGATTGATCGCCGTATCGAGCAAATGCAGTTCGAAGGTATTGCCTTCAAGACTAATACGGTAGTTGGCTCTAACGATATACCTAAGGGTATTGTTAATGATGCTAAAACGGTCGTTACTCCTGCTGAGTTGGAAGCTGAATTTGATGCGGTGATTTTGGCCGGTGGTGCCGAAGTGCCGCGTGATTTGCCGGTGCCGGGTCGTGAACTCAAAGGCGTGCATTTCGCGCTGGAATTGCTGATCGCGCAAAACAAGCAAAACGTCGGTGGCGCGGCGAACCCGATCAATGCGAAGGACAAGCATGTTGTCGTAATCGGTGGTGGTGATACCGGGAGCGATTGCGTGGGTACGAGCAACCGCCACGGCGCAGCCAGCGTAACTCAGCTTGAACTGATGCCTATGCCGCCCGAGCAAGAAAACAAATCCATCGTGTGGCCATACTGGCCGGTGAAACTGCGTACCTCAAGCAGCCATGAAGAAGGCGTTGAACGCGATTTTGCCGTGCAAACGCAAGAGTTCGTTGGCGAGAATGGCGTACTGAAAGCGGTGAAATTGGTTCGTTTGGAATGGAAAGACGGCAAGCCGACGCCAATCGCTGGTAGCGAGTTTGAACTGAAAGCTGATTTGGTGTTCCTAGCGATGGGTTTCACTAATCCAGTGACGAGTTTGCTCGATAGCTTCGGTGTGGAAAAAGACGCACGTGGCAATGCCAAGGCGACAACGGACGGTGCGGGTTGCTATCAAACCAGCGTCGCGAAAGTATTCGCTGCGGGTGACGTGCGTCGTGGTCAATCGCTGGTGGTGTGGGCGATTCGTGAAGGCCGTCAGGCTGCGCGTGAGGTTGATGCCTATTTAATGGGGAGCAGTAATTTGCCCCGCTAA